CTTGGCCTTCTTCATGGCGGTCTTGCGGATCCCGCCGAAGCTGGTCGCGTCGTCGCCGGGGCCGTGCATCACGATGGCGTCGTAGTACGCGAACTGGCCGAGCGCGCGCAGGCCGTCGGTCTTGGCCTGGCTGACCGCCGGGTCGAAGTACACGCGGTCGCGTTCGTCGTTCTGTGCCTGCTGGAACACCGCGTCCTTGGCCGCGTTCTGCCAGGCGGACTCGAAGGCCGAGCCGAGACCCGTGTGGGAGGCGCTGCCGTTGACCTTTTCGAGCGCGGGCAGGTACGCGGCCAGGGCGTTGCCCGGCTTCAGGTCGGTGTAGTGCTTGACGAGGTCGAGCATGTCGCCGGTGCCGGAGCAGAAGCCGATGATCCCGGCGGTGTAGCCGCGGCCGTCACCGATGTCCTCGATGTAGGCGTACTGGCCCTTCCAGTCCAGTGAGGAGTTCTCCGCGCTGGAGACGAGCTCCATCGCGATCTCCTTCTTGTGCGGGTCGGTCAGGTCGGCGCCCGAACCGGCGGGGGGAGTTGTGGCGGGTGGGGTCGTCGGGGGAGGTGTGGTGGGCGGGGTGGAACTGTTTCCGTACACCTCGAATTCGTACAGCGAATAGCCGTACGCCGTGCCGCGCTGCGTGCCGTTCATCCGTACGTAGCGGCCGTGCCCGCTGACCGTCAGGTCGTCGGTGCCGCCGTTGCCGGTGGTCGTGGAGTACGCCGACGTCCAGGTGGTGCCGTCCGTCGAGGTCTCGATCCTGTACGACTTCCCGTACGCCGACTCCCACTTGAGCTGGACGCGGCCGATCGCGGTGTCCGCGCCGAGGTCGACCGAGATCCACTGCGGGTCGGAGCCCTCCTTGCTGGCCCAGCGCGTGGTGGCGCTGCCGTCCACGGCCTTCGCGCCGGGGTAGGAGGTGCTCTCGGTGGAGGAGGTGGTGGTCGGCTTGCCCTGCGCGAGGTTCGTCGCCGCGGGGGGTGGGGTGGTGGGCGGAGGTGTCGTGGGAGGCGGGGTGGTGGGAGGCGGGGTGGTGCTCACGTCCCAGACGTCGGTGATCGGCTTCGCCGTGGCCGCGCTGCCCAGGGCGGGCAGCCCGTACATGTCCTCCAGGGTGCGCAGGATCGAGTAGTGGCTGTACTTGGTGGCCGAGGTGGCGCCCTTGCTGACGTTCGCGCCGACGACCATCGTGGCTATCTGGTTGTTGGAGTCGTCGCCGTCGTTCTCGTCCCAGGTCAGGACGAGCAGGCTGTTGTGGGTCTTGGCCCACTGGATGTAGCCGTCGAAGTTGTTCTTCAGCCAGGTGTCGCCCTGCTTGACGGTGCCGTCGTGCATGTCGTTGTCGAGGTTCGGCGTCACGAACGACACGTCCGGGAGCTTGCTGTAGTCCGTGGGGAAGCGGCTGTAGCGCAGGTTGGAGGCGGCGGGGACGTTGGAGAAGTCGACCCAGCCGTTGTGCTTGCGGGCATAGCCGCTGCTTCCGTCGTCGCCGCAGTCCTTCGATCCGTCGGCCGGGAGGTCCTCGGAGTAGCCGACGAAGGTGTGGCCGCGTGTGAGGAGCTGGTTGGCGAGGTTGTCGTCCTTGAAGTCGTACGGGCATTCGTCGTCGGCGATGCCGTGCGTGGAACCTGAGAGGAGCGCCACGTAGTTGCCCTGGCTCGGGTGGGTCGTGCCGTGCATGTTGGAGAACGAAGCGCCTTGTTTGGCAAGGGAGTTGATATACGGGGCATTGGAGCTGCCGACGACGTCGTCGTAGAACTTGTTCTCCTCCGTCACGACCACGACATGGTCGTACCGGGGGATCCCGTCGGCGGTCACGGTCACCGGGGACGAAGCGGAGCCCGTGGCGCCGAGGGGGGACGCGATGGCGTTCGCGGTCAGACCCAGCAGGCCCACGGCCACACTCAGTCCGGCGGCGATGAGAGCGCGCCGGGGGCGCGCGCCACGTCGTGTGTGCGCACTGCGCCGATCGGGCGGGGGCAGGGGAGGGTAGGGAGGCGTCATGCTGATCTCCTTGAACAGGCGTGGGGGAGTGCTGTCGGTGCGATGGACCTGAGCAGCGCCTGGGCGACAGCCGGCAGCGCGGCGATCCGGCACGTGTGTGGTCATCAACGCGCGCGGGACGAGCTGCACTTGGGCGTCAGGCATGGCGGAATACGACCGCGGCGGCCGGGTCAGCTGCATGCCCCGATGCAGGTGAGCGCGTCAGGTTGGGAACCTCCGCGCCGAGCCGTTGACGGGATTTCTACGCGTTCTGGTGAGGTCATGTCAAGACAGGAAACTTAACTAACAAATATTTCCCGAAGGAATCGAGGCGCCCGTACGCGATCTATGCCTCCGCCGGAGGGTGGCCCTCCGCGGCCACCGGAGGCCTCGAAACCGCACCCGCTCTCTAGTCCTCGGGCACCCGTACGAACCCTCATACCAGAGCGGGATGGTGAGCGTACAAGTTTGTCAACTGCGCATCGAGCGTGAGCGGTTGACGACTACTGTGTGTGGCTGCTGATCAACGCGCGGCCACATCGACCCTGTTGGGCCCGTGTTGATGAGCCATGGGTTCCCACGTACCGAGGACGCTGATGTCTCATCTTCGCGCACCCGCCGCGCGGACGGACCGCCCTGAAGGCGGCCGGCACGGCCGGCCGGGCACCCGTCCCGCGCCCACGCCGGGGCGGACCGCATCCCCGCCCGGCCCGGGCGGTGGCCGCCCCCGGTCCGCGCCCCCGGGACTGGAGGCCCGCATACGGCCCCAGTTCCTGCGCACCGCGATACTGCCGACCGTGGTCGCCGCCCTGAGCGGTGCGGCAGCCGTCGTCTACACGATCCACGCCGGACACGTCCATCCCTCGGCGGCGTTACGCGGAGCGCTCACCGGATTCGCGGTGCTCGCCGTCGCCGCCATCGCCTCTGCCGCGCTCGGCGCCGACCGCATCGCCCGGTCCGTACTGAGCCGGTGCAACGCGCTGCGCCGTACCAGCGCGCGCTCCCAGGCGGATCTGCGGGCGGTCGTCGACCAGTTGAGACGCGGTGAAGGGCCGCCCGTACGACGAACCCAGCCGCCGAACACCACCCATGGCGACGCCTTCGACCTGCTCGCCCAGGAGCTGGGCCGGGCGCACGAGGTCGCCGTCGCCACGGTGGTCCAGGCCGCACAGCTCTCCAGCAGCGCGGGCGACGAACAGAAGGTGGAGGTCTTCGTCAATCTCGCGCGCCGCCTGCAGTCCCTCGTGCACCGGGAGATCCAGCTCCTCGACGAACTGGAGAACCAGGTAGAGGACCCGGAGCTCCTCAAGGGGCTCTTCCACGTCGACCACCTGGCGACCCGGATCCGCAGGCACGCCGAGAACCTCGCCGTCCTCGGCGGTGCGATCTCCCGGCGGCAGTGGTCCAACCCGGTCTCCATGACCGAGGTGCTGCGCTCCGCCATCGCCGAGGTCGAGCAGTACCCGCGCGTGAAACTCGTGCCGCCGATCGACGGCACCCTGCGCGGCCACGCCGTCGCCGACGTCATCCACCTGCTGGCCGAACTGGTCGAGAACGCCACGGTGTTCTCCGCGCCGCACACCCAGGTGCTGCTGCGCGCCCAGCACGTCACGTCGGGACTCGCCGTCGAGGTCGAGGACCGGGGCCTCGGCATGTCCGTCACCGAGACCAACAAGATGAACGCGCTGCTGGCCGACCCCGACCAGGTCAACGTCGGGCATCTGCTGCAGGACGGGCGGATCGGCCTGTACGTCGTCTCCGCGCTGGCCCGCAGACACGGCATCTCGGTCCGGCTGCAGACCAACATCTACGGCGGGGTGCAGGCGGTCCTGATCCTGCCCGCGGGTCTGCTCGGCACCGACCAGGAGGGGCTGTCGCACTCCGCGGGGGCCGCCCCCGTCGCACCGGCACCCCCCATTCCGGCACAGGCGCCGCCGCCCGCGCAGCCCGACCCGCTGCCCGAACCGGTCCCGGTCCATGCACCGGACCCCCTCTCCACGGCTCTTCCCGTACGCGACACCCAGGGCGAGCGCCCCAATCCGGCGGCAGCGCTCCCGGGCGTGCACCACGGTCCGCGCCCGGACCACGACACCACCGAGACGGTCAGGGCCGCGCCGCACCTGCCGACCGGGCACCGTCCGGTGCTGCCCAGGCGGCGGAGCCAGGAGCACCTGGTCCCGCAGCTCAAGGAGGTGCCCGTCCCCCGCAGGGACGACGAGCACCCCGAGGCGCACGACCCGGGACTGATGGCGGCCTTCCAGCGGGGCATCTCGCTGGCCGAGGCAGAGCCCGACGTGCGGCCGGATCCGTCGCTCGACAATGACACCTTCAAGGAGTAAATGACCATGGCGAGTGATGTGCCGACCGGCCACGTGTCCGACCTCGACTGGCTGTTGAGCGGACTGGTCCAGCGCGTCCCGTTCACCCGCAGCGCGGTCCTGCTCTCCGCCGACGGACTGGTGAAGTCCGTCCACGGACTCGACGCCGACAGCGCCGACCACATGGCGGCGCTCGCCTCCGGCCTGTACTCGCTGGGCCGCAGCGCGGGGGTCCGC
The sequence above is drawn from the Streptomyces sp. NBC_01465 genome and encodes:
- a CDS encoding chitosanase, whose protein sequence is MYGNSSTPPTTPPPTTPPATTPPAGSGADLTDPHKKEIAMELVSSAENSSLDWKGQYAYIEDIGDGRGYTAGIIGFCSGTGDMLDLVKHYTDLKPGNALAAYLPALEKVNGSASHTGLGSAFESAWQNAAKDAVFQQAQNDERDRVYFDPAVSQAKTDGLRALGQFAYYDAIVMHGPGDDATSFGGIRKTAMKKAKTPAQGGNETAYINAFLDARKAAMLTEAAHDDTSRVDTEQRVFLNNGNLDLNPPLQWKVYGDPYTIND
- a CDS encoding sensor histidine kinase, with amino-acid sequence MSHLRAPAARTDRPEGGRHGRPGTRPAPTPGRTASPPGPGGGRPRSAPPGLEARIRPQFLRTAILPTVVAALSGAAAVVYTIHAGHVHPSAALRGALTGFAVLAVAAIASAALGADRIARSVLSRCNALRRTSARSQADLRAVVDQLRRGEGPPVRRTQPPNTTHGDAFDLLAQELGRAHEVAVATVVQAAQLSSSAGDEQKVEVFVNLARRLQSLVHREIQLLDELENQVEDPELLKGLFHVDHLATRIRRHAENLAVLGGAISRRQWSNPVSMTEVLRSAIAEVEQYPRVKLVPPIDGTLRGHAVADVIHLLAELVENATVFSAPHTQVLLRAQHVTSGLAVEVEDRGLGMSVTETNKMNALLADPDQVNVGHLLQDGRIGLYVVSALARRHGISVRLQTNIYGGVQAVLILPAGLLGTDQEGLSHSAGAAPVAPAPPIPAQAPPPAQPDPLPEPVPVHAPDPLSTALPVRDTQGERPNPAAALPGVHHGPRPDHDTTETVRAAPHLPTGHRPVLPRRRSQEHLVPQLKEVPVPRRDDEHPEAHDPGLMAAFQRGISLAEAEPDVRPDPSLDNDTFKE